From the Corallococcus exiguus genome, the window AGAGGCGCGTGAAGCCACCGTCGAAGATGGCCCGCTTGCCGCCCTTGTCATAGAAGGCCGCCACCAGGTTGCCCGCGGAACCATGAAGCAGCGGCGTGAGCTGCTCGCTCGGCTGGATGGTGGCGATGGTGATGCCCTCGTAGAGGTACTCCAGGCCGGTGGTGAGCAGGTGCCGGCGCAGCAGCCCCGGGCCCTCCCCGTCCTTGCGCAGGCCGACCGTCTGGTCGCCGATGATGTTGCCCACCATGACCGTGCCCAGCAGCGCCTGGCCCACCACGTTGGCGTCCGCGTAGTAGGGCGAGTTGTCGCCCCAGATGTACACGCCGTGCCCCGCGTCGAAGAACTCCTTGATGACCTTCACGTGCTCGGGCGTCAGGTACTGCGTCTCGTCCGAGATGATCCACAACTGACACGCCTTCTGGAGCGCCTTGCGCAGCTCCTTGGGGTCCGGCGCGCTGTTGACCCAGCGGTACACGGAGAAGCCCTTCTCCTTCAGCGCGGCCTTCGGCAGCGAGAAGTCGAAGTCCTGCGTGTAGAACTGGAGCACCGCCACCGTCTGACCTTCGAAGGCGCCGTCCACCGCGAGGTCGTTCTGGTTGCCCTTCGCGTTGCCAAAGCCGTCACGGGCCGCGGGGCGCACCGTTTCGCGCAGCTCCTGGGAACCGTCATTGCGCGTCACCACCCGGCGAACGCTCTCCATGGGAGCGTTCTCACCCGCCACCTGGTTGTACTGCGCGAGGGCGGGAGCGGCGGACAGGACGAAGGCAATGCAGCAGAACAGCGGACGGAGGGCACTCACGAGAACCTCGAAGAGAAGGACGTGGCACCTTCCACGCACGGCTCCGCGAAAAGTTCTTCAGCTGGCGTCCGCCACCAAACCGGGCGCGGGCGGCACACCGAAGAAGCGCGAGAGCTCGGCCTGGGCCTCGCGGGCTTGCGCCGCGCTGATGCGCCCCTCGCGCTCCAGCCTCCCGATGATGACGCCAGCACGGGTGCGCAGGGTCTCGGGCCGCTGCGCCGGCAGCCAGCGACGCGGGGCGGGCAGCATGGCCGCGAGCATCGCGCCCTGCGCCACGCTGAGCGACCGCGCCGAGACGCCGAAGTGCTCGCGCGCCGCCGCCTCGATGCCGTAGACGCCCTCCCCCCACTCCACGACGTTCAGGTACAGCGCGAGGATGCGCTGCTTGGACAGGTGTGACTCCAACTGGCGCGCGAGCAGCAGCTCCTTCCCCTTGCGCAAGAGGCTGCGGTCCGTGGAGAGGTAGAGGTTCTTCGCCAGCTGCTGCGTGAGGGTGGATGCGCCGCGCCCCAGGCGTGCCTCGCGCACCGACTGCTCGAAGGCGTTCTCCACCTCGGTCCAGTCCACGCCTTCGTGCCGGTAGAAGCGCGCGTCCTCGGAGCACAACACGGCGTCCACGGCGTGCGGGGCCACCGCGCCGAGCGGCACCCAGGACTGGCGCACGCGAGGCTTCGTGCCCGCCTCCAGCGCCTCGTCGGCTCGCTGCGCCATGAGCGCCGTGGTGCGCGGGTTCTGCGTCCGCAGGGCGCCCACGTCGGGCAGCCGCGCGGCCTCCACGCCAAACCAGAGGGCCAGCATCAGCCACCCGCCGAGCGCCCAGCGACGCCAGGCCGGGCCTCCGGAGGGCTTCCCAGCGGGACGCCGGGCTCCAGAGGAGGGCTGCTTCGTCTTCTGCATCCGGACGGTGGAGGGGCGCGCAGGGGGCGGACGGGATGTCATCTGTACGCCTACATCTGCCCCGACCCGCCCCTGCTGTCCAGAACGCGGCCGGACGCGGATTTAACCCAGCTTAATTCGTCCGCTGCGGCGGTTCGCGCGACAACCCCTCTGACTGTCGCAGAGGGGGACGTCCACATGCAGTGGCCGATTCGGAGCTTTCAGCCGTTCATCAACACCGTGAAGCCGTCCAGCAGCGGAGCCGTGAGCGCACCGCAGCAGGCGCCAGCAGGTCCGCCTCGGCCGTCGAGCGGCACGTCGTCCTGGGGAAGCGCGTCCACCGACACCTTCAGCGGGAGCACGCCGGGGACTTCGAAGCGCAACCCGCTGAACGTGCCGGACACCGCGCCCTCCCCCACCGACACGCCGATTCTCGCGAAGCCGACCGCCGCCAAGGACTTTGCCGCCAGTGGCTCGGTGATGCTGGGCCCCAATGGCATCTCCGGGAGCGCGAGCCTCGAGGCCGGGGTGAAGGTGGATGCGGGCATCTTCTCCATGAAGGTGGCCGGGTACACCGAGATGGGTGCGAGCTTCAGCCGGGACGCGGAGATGACGACCTTCAGCGTGGAGGCCGAGGTCGGCGTGAAGGGAGAGCTCCAGGCGGACACGACTCACGTCACCGTCACCGGCACCGCCCAGGCGGGCGTGCGTGGCAGCTACCAGGTGACGCTGCCGACCGCGGCCGCCGCGGGCATCACCTCGCCCGAACAGGCCGCCCAGCAGCTCAACCCGTCCCTGCCCCAGAACCTGCCGGTGGGCGCCACCGTGACGCTCAACGGCGAGGCCTTCGTGGGCACGGGCATG encodes:
- the mtgA gene encoding monofunctional biosynthetic peptidoglycan transglycosylase, which encodes MTSRPPPARPSTVRMQKTKQPSSGARRPAGKPSGGPAWRRWALGGWLMLALWFGVEAARLPDVGALRTQNPRTTALMAQRADEALEAGTKPRVRQSWVPLGAVAPHAVDAVLCSEDARFYRHEGVDWTEVENAFEQSVREARLGRGASTLTQQLAKNLYLSTDRSLLRKGKELLLARQLESHLSKQRILALYLNVVEWGEGVYGIEAAAREHFGVSARSLSVAQGAMLAAMLPAPRRWLPAQRPETLRTRAGVIIGRLEREGRISAAQAREAQAELSRFFGVPPAPGLVADAS